One Mycobacterium kubicae genomic window carries:
- a CDS encoding MMPL family transporter, which produces MLHGITRLAIAAPRRIIVLAVFIALAAAIFGVPVINSLSPGGFQDPTSESAQATILLREKFQQTDQKMIILVTAPAGARSDQARRVATDIVDQLKKSPWVFDVSSAWTSPPQAAARLISKDNKSGLIVANLRGGENNAQKYANTLSQQLVHDRDGVIVRAGGMAVAYNQVNQQNQRDLVVMESIAIPLSFAVLVWVFGGLVAATLPIVFGGLAIVGTLSVLRLISFTTDVSTYALDLSVAMGLALAIDYTLLIISRYREELAECGDRDQALFRTMATAGRTVLFSATTVALSMAVLMVFPMYFLKSSAYTVVATAAIVAITAIVITPAVIVMLGPRLDAVDVRPLARRVFWGQSTPNRVSKPVHDMFWYRSTQFVLRHALPVGLAVVALLLLLGLPFLGVKWGFPDERVLPETTSARQVADALEHDFVDDLGMAVFAVVPDARGVSPADLERYAAELSRVPDVSAVTAPTATFVAGQRAGPPAAPTGLANGSAFLTVTSTAPLFSEASAAQLDRLHQVPRPAGRSVEMAGLAQTNRDSVDAITTRLPTVLGLIALITFALLFVLTGSVVLPLQALVCNVLSLTAAFGAMVWIFQDGHLGALGTTPTSTLNANIPMLLFCIAFGLSMDYEVFIVSRIREYWLAAKADHGNASSPANLRAANDESTALGLAGIGRVVTAAALVMSISFAALIPAQVSFMRMLGLGLTLAVLVDATLVRMVLVPAFIHVLGPWSWWAPKPLAWLHERERLVTGEGAAAAVGRQRWAADAAPLTPDLDEQRASSVSDAS; this is translated from the coding sequence ATGCTGCACGGAATCACTCGACTTGCTATCGCCGCGCCACGACGGATCATCGTACTTGCCGTCTTCATTGCGCTGGCCGCGGCGATTTTCGGCGTTCCGGTAATCAACAGCCTCTCGCCCGGCGGCTTTCAAGACCCCACCTCCGAGTCTGCGCAGGCGACCATCCTGCTGAGGGAGAAGTTTCAGCAGACCGATCAGAAAATGATCATCTTGGTCACCGCACCCGCCGGTGCCCGCAGCGATCAAGCCCGTCGGGTCGCCACCGATATCGTCGACCAGCTGAAGAAGTCACCGTGGGTCTTCGATGTGTCCTCGGCGTGGACCTCTCCGCCGCAGGCCGCTGCCCGGCTCATCAGCAAGGACAACAAATCCGGGTTGATTGTGGCCAACCTCAGGGGCGGAGAAAACAATGCGCAGAAGTACGCCAACACACTTTCCCAGCAACTGGTGCACGACCGCGACGGCGTCATCGTGCGCGCCGGCGGCATGGCGGTGGCCTATAACCAGGTGAACCAGCAGAACCAGCGCGATCTGGTGGTGATGGAATCGATCGCCATTCCGCTGAGCTTCGCGGTACTGGTGTGGGTGTTCGGCGGTCTGGTCGCGGCGACGCTGCCCATCGTGTTCGGCGGGCTGGCCATCGTTGGCACCTTGTCGGTCTTGCGACTCATCAGCTTCACCACGGACGTGTCGACGTACGCGCTGGACCTAAGCGTGGCAATGGGTCTCGCCCTGGCGATCGATTACACCTTGTTGATCATCAGCCGTTACCGCGAAGAGCTGGCCGAATGCGGTGACCGAGATCAGGCCCTGTTCCGAACCATGGCCACCGCAGGCCGAACCGTGTTGTTCTCTGCGACCACCGTCGCCTTGTCGATGGCGGTGCTGATGGTGTTCCCCATGTACTTCTTGAAGTCGTCCGCCTACACCGTTGTGGCTACCGCGGCCATCGTGGCGATTACCGCCATCGTCATCACCCCGGCGGTGATCGTAATGCTGGGGCCGCGTCTGGACGCGGTGGATGTGCGCCCACTCGCGCGCCGGGTGTTCTGGGGGCAGAGCACCCCTAACCGCGTGAGCAAACCGGTCCACGACATGTTCTGGTACCGGTCGACCCAATTCGTCTTGCGCCATGCCCTGCCGGTCGGTTTGGCTGTGGTGGCGTTGCTCCTGCTGTTGGGGCTGCCCTTCCTCGGAGTGAAGTGGGGCTTCCCCGACGAGCGTGTGCTGCCCGAAACAACGTCGGCGCGCCAAGTCGCCGATGCGTTGGAACACGATTTCGTCGACGACCTGGGTATGGCGGTGTTCGCGGTCGTTCCCGATGCCCGGGGCGTGAGCCCCGCCGATCTCGAGCGCTACGCTGCCGAGCTGTCTCGGGTGCCGGACGTGTCGGCGGTGACCGCACCGACCGCGACATTCGTCGCCGGGCAGCGCGCGGGCCCGCCCGCCGCACCTACCGGCCTGGCCAATGGCAGCGCGTTTTTGACCGTGACCAGCACCGCGCCGCTGTTCTCCGAGGCTTCGGCCGCCCAGCTCGACCGGTTACACCAGGTACCCCGACCGGCGGGACGGTCCGTGGAGATGGCGGGGTTGGCGCAGACCAACCGCGACAGCGTCGACGCCATCACCACGCGGTTGCCTACGGTGCTCGGATTGATCGCACTCATCACCTTCGCTCTGTTGTTCGTGCTCACCGGGAGCGTGGTGCTGCCGCTGCAAGCGCTCGTGTGCAACGTGTTGTCGTTGACCGCGGCATTCGGTGCGATGGTGTGGATCTTCCAGGATGGGCACCTGGGCGCGTTGGGGACCACCCCTACCTCGACGTTGAACGCCAACATTCCAATGCTGCTGTTCTGCATCGCTTTCGGGCTCTCCATGGATTACGAGGTCTTCATCGTCTCGCGGATTCGTGAGTACTGGCTGGCCGCCAAGGCCGACCACGGCAACGCATCGAGCCCAGCGAACCTGCGCGCCGCGAACGACGAAAGTACGGCCCTGGGTTTGGCAGGCATTGGGCGGGTTGTCACCGCAGCCGCATTGGTGATGTCGATCTCCTTTGCCGCGCTGATTCCAGCGCAGGTGTCATTCATGCGAATGCTGGGACTTGGCTTGACGCTCGCCGTGCTGGTCGACGCCACTCTGGTGCGCATGGTCCTGGTTCCGGCCTTCATTCACGTGCTGGGTCCGTGGAGTTGGTGGGCACCCAAACCGCTGGCCTGGCTGCATGAACGAGAACGGTTGGTGACCGGTGAAGGCGCCGCGGCTGCGGTAGGTCGCCAGCGATGGGCGGCCGACGCGGCCCCACTGACGCCCGATCTCGACGAGCAGCGAGCATCCTCGGTATCCGATGCCAGTTAG
- a CDS encoding DMT family transporter — translation MAKLHIAVLLALGSALCVGMGDVLQQHVAHRFTDRSVGHIAMVLKLLRDKWWLLGAVLLVSSIGLQAAALGLGSVLLVQPLLMLSLLFALPVNARLSRRGVSGREWIWAGLLTAAVIVIVTVGKPQAGNSSASLQSWAVVAAVLAPLLIGCVVAAGIFGGVLAAVLFAFVAGSLWGVFAVLTKEVVHRLGEGGWVVARTPELYAWLLVALGGFVWGQAAFRAGPLTASMPTLQVMQPIVAAVLGVVVLGETLDTGRAGIVALAVAAVVMTGAIFELARVEAGAARDRAEELDGAVNQPA, via the coding sequence ATGGCCAAGCTACATATCGCCGTTCTGCTCGCGTTGGGTTCTGCGCTGTGCGTCGGTATGGGAGACGTTCTCCAGCAGCATGTGGCGCACCGGTTCACCGACAGGTCGGTCGGCCATATCGCGATGGTGCTCAAACTCCTACGGGATAAGTGGTGGCTCCTGGGTGCCGTGTTGCTGGTTTCGAGCATCGGGTTGCAGGCGGCGGCGCTGGGCCTGGGTTCAGTGCTGCTGGTGCAACCGTTGTTGATGCTTTCGCTGCTTTTTGCCCTGCCGGTCAATGCGCGGTTGTCGCGGCGAGGCGTGAGCGGCCGAGAGTGGATCTGGGCCGGTCTGTTGACCGCGGCGGTGATCGTGATCGTGACGGTAGGCAAGCCCCAAGCCGGTAACTCGAGCGCATCGCTTCAGAGCTGGGCGGTTGTGGCCGCGGTGTTGGCACCCTTGCTCATTGGATGCGTCGTCGCGGCGGGAATCTTCGGCGGTGTGCTGGCCGCGGTGCTGTTCGCCTTCGTGGCGGGTTCGCTGTGGGGGGTCTTCGCCGTCTTGACCAAGGAGGTCGTCCATCGGCTCGGAGAAGGCGGATGGGTAGTGGCCCGCACCCCCGAGTTGTATGCCTGGTTACTCGTCGCACTGGGCGGATTCGTATGGGGGCAGGCGGCGTTCCGCGCCGGCCCCCTGACGGCATCGATGCCGACACTGCAGGTGATGCAGCCGATCGTGGCGGCAGTGCTGGGTGTCGTGGTCCTCGGCGAAACGCTCGATACGGGTCGCGCCGGCATTGTCGCCCTAGCCGTAGCGGCGGTGGTGATGACGGGGGCAATCTTCGAGCTGGCGCGTGTTGAGGCCGGCGCGGCACGCGATCGCGCCGAGGAACTCGATGGGGCTGTGAACCAACCTGCCTAG